DNA from Brassica napus cultivar Da-Ae chromosome C4, Da-Ae, whole genome shotgun sequence:
GTAAACCCTAGAACTCTTTTACAGTCATTGAATTTAAATAACACAATAGTAATGACATTGTTGTAACATGAAGTCTTTAATGTGGTTTCAGAAACAACAACTTTAAATAACACATGTTTTAATTGGTTCTAATCATTGTCGGAGCTGGTTTGGCTATCATTTTCTGGCCGTTCATCAGGGTCCTCGTCGCGATAGCCAGTCTCCCTGAACTCCCCCGACGAAAGGGTATCGTCTGTTAAATCTTCTTTGACACTGTGGTGTTCAGATTCATCCATACACCAATCTGAATCATAAATACCCTCTTTCTAATCATTGCCATCAGAGAAGCCAAATATATCCCGCAGGTCGGGATCCATTTCAGGGATCGCTTCGTCTGATGTGTTGGATGAAGTTACGAATAGTTCTCCAGCTTCTAAGGCGCTTTCAATGAGTTCCTCAAGACTGGAGAACTCCATATTTCCTAACTCATCGCGGATCTCCTCCTTCAGCCCGTGACGAAACATGGACATCAATGTCGTTGCGTCATGCTTTTTGTCGACATCATGTTTAATGAAGAAATCAACGTATTCATCGACGGTCGACGAACACTGATCGATTTCCTCCCGATGTCCTTGGTAAGACCAGAACGAAACATGGAGATCAATGTGTTTGAGTCATGTTTTTTGTATACCTCATGGTTATCGAAGAACTGCTTGTATTCTTCAACGGTCATACAACGCTGTTCAATCGGATGTTCAGCCAACCGAGCACATTCCATCAGTTTTTCGAGCGTTGAGAATTTCGTTCCCTTCAAACTATTGCGTACTGTCTCATTGAGGCAAGCAAGGTACATGGAGATCAAGATTTTTTCACTCATAGTTTTGCAGACTTCatgtttaagaaaatattcGTCGTATTCTTTTACAGTCATTGAACCCTGGGTTGACAGATTTGAAGCCATTTATGGTTGAAAAGAATATGGGACTGTTGATGTGCAACTCAATTactgtcatatatatatatatatacatttccaAATGTCGTAAGTTTAAGTCCATTTGGAAACCGTTTTTTCAAGGTTAACCGTTCTGCCTTATCGAGAAGACAACAACGGAAATAGACATCCCTTTGTTAGTGTCGGTTACTTACGGTTGCACTCCTTATAAATACAGAGATTTGCCACATAATTTCCAGCAGACGAAAAAGATTTTGTCGCTATTATGGCAGAATTCCCGATTCTCGATCTCCCTTCAGAGGTCCAAGCATTAGTGGTCGAACGCGTGGCAAATAAATCCTTCCAAGATCTCTATAGACTCCGATCTACTTGTAAGTCAATGCGTGCGTTGGCAGACATGCGTCAAGTGTATGCTTGGTTTGATATGTTTAAATTCCCTTGGTACGTCGGCTTGCGGAATACGTTGTTGAGAAGATGCTACAACTTGGGAAGCCCAAGTACTCTTTACATCAAGGGTGTAGAGTATTTCTACCTGTTAGACCGTCATGAAGAAGGACTTGCTTTGATAAAGAGAGCAGCGGATGCCGGATTCGAGCGAGGTTTGTATACCTATGCAATGCCTCGCAAACTATACTGGGAGGATGAGTAGTGCTTCGCTTGTTTTACCAGAGAATCAGTTGGTAAAATAGTATTGTTGGTTAGAAATGAAGATCCGGTTTGGGGGAACGTAATTAGTGACAGCTTCTTAACAAAGAAGCATGTGTTCATGCCAACAGGCGTCCCTTTGTTTTATAGTTGCCTGTGTACACTTTGTTTGGACAAGGATTGGGTTCTTTGGTACATTCAGCTAAACAAGGCTGAAGACATGTGTAACCGATGCTTTTGGATCAAAGAGGTTTCTCTTTTTCTACGGGATTTTTCGTTGCTATACGGGTTTTCCGTCTTTCGACAGTTGGCCCTAATACTTCATTGTTGTAATGCATTAGCACTAATAATTCGGTGATGATTTAAACATTTCACCTTCGTCGTGCTGTATTAAACGCTACGTCCATATATCTATCCATGTACGCCGGTCGTAATATACACTTATTACGATGTACACTAGTGTTCAGGTACACCAATATATTTGTACACTAGTGGTCATGTACACCAATATCCATGAACACCATTAGTCATGTACACTCGAACTTTTGTATACCAATATCCATGAACACCAGTAGTCATATACACTTTAATTGATGTACACTAATACTTGAGTATTGGATACAAGTGTACGTTGATAATAGCGTACACCAACATCCACGTACACCAGTATCCATGTacaaaaatactaaattttatgTGCACCACTTGGTTAATGCACTGtgatttgttaagaaaatagaTAAACCAACATAACCATTGCTggtgttaaaaaataaaacaagaaaacatagCGAAGGGAGATTTTAGAGCATGTGAGCAATATTGGAACACATCCAATAGAGCCTGTAGTTTTAGCAACATTAATGTTGACATTGTTTGCATGAACTTGACATTTACCAACTAATTTCAGTAAATGCAGTTCGGATAGCATTCATGTTGACACCCACTCCCAAAcagtaaatatattttggatattacaTAGCCTCCTATGACAGAAAGGGTAAAAGTAAGTGTGGaattaaatttgacatttaCCAGCTAATGTCAAATTTATTAACTAATGTACACATCCTATGACGACACGTACACCCCTAATAAATTGGAGGGAGATGATTCACATATTATATTTACATCTACTGTTTGAATTTGATAGCCATAAATGAAGCTGTGTacattttactaaaatatatcagCTAAGCAATTACTCTAACCTTAACTCTCAACCAAACTACCTTTACTCTAACATTTACTCTAACCTTTACTCTAACCTTTAGAAGTATGGGCCAAATGTATTTCGTTGTTTATCATTGCAGGTCCAATGTATTAACATTAAGACCGACTTCGTGGTGGTTCGCCGAACAAAATGCCATTAAGTGGTTTTAGAATGACTGACGTGACAATTGAGTTGCTAGTAGTATAAGTTCCCTCTACCAAACTGTTTTTTTCTATCTTCGTCATCATATTTTAGATCCACGAAAACAAGTGGAACTATAAACCATTCAGCATCTGCTTCCATCCGTCTCGGGGACCGTGATGATGCCGGAGAACCACCTGCTAGGTTTTTGACATTTGAATCTCGCCTCGAAACAAGTCGGCGGTTCTTTATTGGTAACTAACCGGTAGCAAACCCATGGTCTCGTCGTCATGAAACTGAAGAAAGTTTTAGTAAGTATCAACAACTATGCATACAAGGGTTTTTAGTAGAAGGGATTTTACTGTTAGATGATCCGGCTATTGCTGAAGCTAAGCGAATAGTAGAGGATGTGGGTGGATTTACACTGTTTTGCATGTCCGGCCTTTCTGTCCAAGAGTAGTTAGGGAATGCATCTCTAACCTATGCACtgtctgtaacacccccgaaccgtcctaagcacaggtcgacccaccggccaacaatcaaacaagaacatgaccgacggacgacccacaccaagggttggagatgagaggccaaccggccagccaacaatcaaacagaacatgactgaccgtccaacccaacaccatggtccggaagcgctacatgacgggctagggacgatCTGGTCAGAGTCataaactttactccacgacctagaccagttcatcccctaactcgtcccgctgcgtcaaggcataaggctttgcaacccgtacctagagttagcgttttccgctAGATCAAGGCccaaggcttttcaacccgtacctcgacctaacgttgtgttataCCGGACTAGTCAagtatcagagtactcatgaagcgcatataaaacaattacttttattgatttaagaaatattcatacattgaataattcaagactgggccctgcctaatgccaaatcgagtcaacataacgcaattcacaataccgtttacaaaaggcatgaaaatctacaccggcggtcctaacgtccaacaccaagctatccgatcatccttacctaaagcgacctgcaaaaaggacaacggagttggatgagtaatctagtattactcagtgagctggcggcctctacccgcaacctagactctaacccagacaacccaaaataacaatcaatctagccctagcatgcaataaaacctaaggctaagcaaaccgttactaagttagacttggcctcctgccatgatctggcttcaagtaacgggaacctgcatttaaacaagtcaacaaccaatccctagtcaaccatatatacgcttgagtttagtactcatgtagtgttagatacttagactatacaagtatcatgagccggtcgaccaacaatcaaacaagaacatgatcggccaaccaatgataccgcatagctttaatatctaccacccttcacaagcaatccttCAAACACATACatgccaacgtcaggcctacactaaccaaatacacaccaagcctagtccggtacctaaaccagacttaggacttaatgtcagaacctgtaaacaaaacaatcaacaaccacaaccacaacaataataagatagtatctaccaatgactcgatcttactcgtaacaccgtatatcggtgctacattaactcgagggttccataaccctctacgacacactaacacaccactctaacctgggccctggtgacttcatgttcatcctctctatcggcaatatcctatcttcatGCCACagaggccagaagaaggaactttcaaccgaccgcggcccacagtccttcgggtcaccacgcgacagcccacagtccttcgggtcactgccacattacaccatcgtgtaatactcagccataggacatgacccgttcgtctgagtcttcccgatccagcgaataaggggtttccttgaacccgcttggtacgagggcgaggaaacagtagtccaccccaaaacatgcctagcatgggcgggtttcgcacctgctgtcggcataacacacactcgacacaattatccctacgaaagacctaagggacaagactccgacccaaaactaaacaatatataggagtctatgacaatatcaaccaatactcgtagtccagcctatatggcataggacccgtagtatcaacatcacaaccaAGAGATTGGCCTATATGGCCAAAGATCCCCTAGACAACAACATTACCACAATCCCTGCACAAACAATAATCATTACCAAGCAATCATCACTAAAGCATGCCTAATCCATAACTAATCAACCAAGTAGTAAATAATCAAGACATGCATCTCATCTTAATCTCAATTCAAATATAATCGATCATcttagtcctagtcaggttattatcttagtcttaattccatttcatctcagcatagcccgtgctaaactgagtccggtttaataaataaccctaaggactctatcatgcaacagtgtgagcattctactctatatgaatactcgatcttccctaagttccaagtggaactcaaacaaaccaactcacagtgttctaggcgagaagcagctggttgatcggagaggacatgGCCAAAATCCAAGATGAACgtcttgactggactggactgatctcgTCTTGGACATAACCTTGGCTTCATCATGAAGACACTAACAGGTCTGGACGGACTGATCTGGattcggacagaacctcctttagcttctggacagttcttcggacttcccggcggagtatcgagcagaacttcgactgatcttaacccgtggaactgaactaactctggaCAGTACATCCACTTGACCTTAGAAGAATCTGACTGGCGTGGATGGATAtatttggacagagcttccgcctcacaatcgtagagaatcgtcgattggacggaactggccttctcggtggagtattggtcttcagaatcgaccatactcttaAATCGACCactttccttctctctctctctctctagccacgCTCTTGAAGTGGCTTTTTTGTGTTCTGGATGTCTGAAACTGAAGGGGGTGGctgggtatttatagaaaacaccAGCCAATCAAatttcaggttggtggcagcccgtgtgtcgcttcgcatggctccggacgcatgcgcggtggcacctcgtgctccacatggctggctgcatatccaggacacatgcaggacgccaccaatCCTCCCatatgtcaggctgcatgactagAGCTCATGAAAGGCGCCACAGcagcacacacatgtcgatcagcatgcttcagttgcatgcgcggagacacctcgtgcttggtcgatccacctcgtgcttctacatgtcaagctgcatgtgctgCTTCCATGAATGGTGACACCTCGAGCTTTTGTAGACACTCAGCTGCTTAGATGGTAGTTATAACGGCCTGGCCATATACGtagagacacctcgagcttcttggtcggtttacgcgatATTTGACCCTTCCGGCAAATTTCTGACTCGCAATTAACcccgaatatttttctgctCCCTTTCTgatgagtttaatatttttaataaactccaatatGAAGTCTGACCTTGGCGGTAAATacttcccgagcctccggctttatcgaaaattccataataccgaacttagggttttcgtccaatttcgggttttcccgtcgtgctttgatcctgtcgtgcttgcttcccgtcgtgcttaattcccgtcctgcttaattcccatcCTGCTTCCAATgtcttcaaaataatattttactgatacgaagattttccgagaaaacttcgtgatgaagaaacatcggtcttcaaaaacgtcgagcttctaaaccgtcgtgcttccaaaattgttatgcttccaaaacgtccgtctcatcaatcttggacatcttctaactatggtcgagcaacttattcgactcatagtttagtcacgatcacttcttcgcccacctcgtacttcaaaacttctcgatcgatccttatcacccgcaactcgaccaccacaatgatactcgaccattctctttttttttaaggggTTTCCGTTTTTGATTTCGATCCCATCGTGATAAATCAACTATTTATGACTCCAGTTGTGGAAAAGTCTCACGTTTGTGAGCATGAGGATCTGACGCAGGCAACCGTCTTCTTGACCGGTGGACGCTGTCCAAGTTGTGATACATTCTCGTTAACCTATCTCCTACCATAGTATCATTGCCTGTATAAAATATGTGAGCTTAAATGGCTCCGTTTTCTCTTCGCATTCGTCAGAAACAAGCCGATAGACTTTGGTCGGTTGGTTTATGACCAAGTTGTGGATATGGCTCGTGAATCTGACGCTGACAAGAAAATTATTCTCCCCAATCTTATCTACCAGATGTAGGAACCAAAATTTGCATGTtgattttcgtttaaattaggaaactaggaaaacccaattTTCCCAGAGGTCCTGGATCTCtacgagagccaacgacaagtgaccaaatagaTGAGGacaatatgaaaagataacaaaacgaatttagagaaaacagtagatcttatttcgaatccgttGAAGGGCTTTctgatcattacaagagattataaaagctttggccgcaaaggctgtcagcgagttacctagttctagtgacctaaaaccttaaaccttgttgagtcgcagctcgataacaaaagacgaaaaagatacaaaaaggtttttgattgatttcggactgaaacTTATTAAAGGCTGCCtatgtacccctttcgaggatcaagccgaacgtagttcaattgatggatctggacaagagatcgaactgcctgggtgagttcgtctagtaattgagtgccagtcgtagaaaccgaacttgttgAGAATAAaacctaaagtttctaagtgcagaaaATCCTAtgtctaaaaagttctcccttgtgcctctcgcctaggactccttttatactccctccaaggtcggtttgagCTTTTTCCTTCcagcccttaagccgtcataactcgaAAATGGAGTTATTCTAgtttttccgatcttcatgattatccgcGGAAAGTTaacatttatctgcggaaatttgacatttatcctttcttGTGGACAAAGtataaaccgccatagtatctatgggcttttccttaaaaaatcgtaagtgggtttctaaTCGCGTTTTAGACCTGTTTGGGCCATCTTTcaactcgaaacgtttattacgatttttatagataaaaataaaatttcctagatttttaccgtaaagtttaaGTGATAACTCCAATAGATGGGAGTGAAAAATGATATGGCTGCGGTACTCGGGAACTAGTGAAAAGGATTAGACGAGATCGTACAGATTTTGGACGTACCCGTTAATCGACGTTCGAGatagttcggtcgctacgtagcgatcgaacAAAGGGATTGttcggtcactatgtagcgaccaaacgTGCTGGTTCTGTCGCTACCTAGCGACCGAACGTGTtggttcggtcgctacgtttcggtcgctatgtagcaaccgaACGTGTTGgtttggtcgctatgtagcgaccttgTTCCGATGTTTTTTTGAACGTGTTCTCGGACTACCGGTGTTTAGTTTTGATGGATCAACCAGGattagtgtaagattttatcGGAAAGTTTCTCGTAGAGAGTTCTTTATGAAAATTACTTTTAGTACAAATGtccatgctgatttttacggacatTTGGATATTAACTTCGTCGtgaccgttttcgaccccaacacttTTCCGATGTTCTCGGACAATCGGTGTTTGGTGGCTCATTTGAGGCTTTTTTAAGAGTTTTATCGTAAAAGTTTCTCGTAAAGGTTTCTTTACGAAAATCACTTTTCCGAGAAGTGTTTAGAATTATTTTCCGAAGAATTTCAGGAATTGATTCCGTTgttaccgattttgaccccaacagttagcctcccagctcgttagaactgTGGATC
Protein-coding regions in this window:
- the LOC106430012 gene encoding F-box protein At2g35280-like; translated protein: MAEFPILDLPSEVQALVVERVANKSFQDLYRLRSTCKSMRALADMRQVYAWFDMFKFPWYVGLRNTLLRRCYNLGSPSTLYIKGVEYFYLLDRHEEGLALIKRAADAGFERGLYTYAMPRKLYWEDE